In the Campylobacter showae genome, one interval contains:
- a CDS encoding DHH family phosphoesterase: protein MTIHHLSHTDLDGYGAQVITNHYFKNVKFYNSNYGKEIDEKFDQILAQISDKSIAQTQSNLSGEQNGNSQNASENCGEGEVAKSDEKALILITDLNLTVEQCEAYEKALANKNAKILLLDHHQSGAECASKFSWYFLDSSRCATKITHDFFAKIYGIDASLNHFSDVVNAVDIWLKDDVNFEMGKVGLGLVANAKEINKTMFEAENSRYLFYLIKRAREFFDAGDDYVGLDEAIFGFKKDFFKKDKNDTLSNLISAFVVKKLSEEKEKFSIKYNDLNGILTYNIGNTSVIGNDFLVANPDIDFFIDVTSKKTLSFRANGKADVSLMAKNLVGGGGHVNASGGLFAGFKDSFSYENVKAQITDLITKKTILQG, encoded by the coding sequence ATGACCATCCATCACCTCTCGCACACTGATCTGGACGGATACGGCGCGCAGGTAATAACGAATCACTATTTTAAAAACGTTAAATTTTATAACTCAAACTACGGCAAGGAGATTGATGAGAAATTTGATCAAATTTTGGCTCAAATTTCGGATAAAAGCATAGCCCAGACGCAGTCAAATTTAAGCGGCGAGCAAAATGGTAACTCGCAAAACGCGTCCGAAAATTGCGGCGAGGGCGAAGTGGCTAAAAGCGATGAAAAAGCGCTTATCCTGATAACGGATCTAAATTTGACCGTGGAGCAGTGCGAAGCCTACGAAAAGGCGCTCGCAAATAAAAACGCTAAAATTTTACTTCTCGATCACCACCAAAGCGGAGCCGAATGCGCGAGCAAATTTAGCTGGTATTTTTTAGATAGCTCAAGGTGCGCGACTAAGATCACGCATGATTTTTTCGCTAAAATTTACGGGATCGATGCTAGCCTAAATCACTTTAGCGACGTCGTAAATGCGGTTGATATCTGGCTAAAAGACGACGTAAATTTTGAAATGGGCAAGGTCGGACTCGGACTCGTCGCAAACGCAAAAGAGATAAATAAAACGATGTTTGAGGCAGAAAACTCGCGATATCTTTTTTATCTAATCAAACGAGCACGGGAGTTTTTTGACGCGGGAGACGACTACGTCGGGCTTGACGAGGCGATTTTCGGATTTAAAAAGGACTTTTTTAAAAAGGATAAAAACGATACGCTAAGCAATCTGATTTCAGCCTTCGTCGTAAAAAAACTAAGCGAGGAAAAAGAGAAATTTAGCATAAAATATAACGATCTTAACGGCATTTTGACCTACAATATCGGCAACACCTCGGTTATCGGTAATGATTTTTTAGTCGCGAACCCCGATATTGATTTTTTTATCGATGTTACGAGCAAAAAGACGCTGAGCTTTCGCGCCAACGGCAAGGCGGACGTGAGCTTAATGGCTAAAAATTTAGTCGGCGGCGGCGGACACGTGAATGCTAGCGGTGGGCTTTTTGCGGGCTTTAAGGATAGCTTTAGCTATGAGAACGTAAAAGCGCAGATAACCGATCTGATAACCAAAAAAACGATTTTACAAGGATAG
- the flhA gene encoding flagellar biosynthesis protein FlhA: MAKQKRNILTLVAPFLEPVVRFKGLTIVGVIIAILAIIIVPLPSAVLDFFLALSISISVLIILIAVYVPKPTDLSTFPTLILIITLFRLSLNIATTRMILSEGHNGPDAVSEIISSFGQFVVGGNYVIGVIVFTILVLINFMVVTKGSTRVSEVQARFTLDAMPGKQMAIDADLNAGLIDEKTARERREAIISEANFYGAMDGSSKFIKGDAVAGIIITIINIVGGFLIGSFQYGLDMATSAQNYTILTIGDGLVSQIPGLITSTATAIIITRASKDDENFAEGSLTQLLGEYKTLLIVGFILFIFALVPGLPTLSLGFISLLFLSMGFIMKEVKEGKINLTAKAQSASSAQGEEEGQAAPKPPKKSEEEIAREEEAKINDILKLEILELDLGYGLLKIAETDLIERIRAMRRNIAAQLGFLMPKIRIRDNLQLPPNEYRFKLKGVVIGQGEIYADKFLAMDSGLVSDNIEGIPTKEPAFGLDALWIDASVKEDAILSGYTIVDPASVISTHMSELIKQNAAELLTRQETQNLLDKLKSEYPVIVEDTLRIAPIGVIQKVLKALLKDHIPIKDMLSILEALSDIAEVSKNLDMIVEHVRTALARAITSLYVDEGGRLNFYVMEPAAQQKLIDAVQYKDGAYHLMINVSQTSAIVQALREARAKRPISEYGSMILCVEPSLRKFIADICANFAIDITVLSFAEVAANTPFETLGTIEISNL; encoded by the coding sequence TTGGCAAAACAAAAGCGCAATATCCTAACTCTGGTCGCACCGTTTTTAGAGCCTGTCGTCAGGTTTAAGGGGCTCACGATCGTCGGCGTCATAATCGCCATCCTTGCGATCATCATCGTGCCGCTTCCTAGTGCGGTTTTGGACTTTTTTCTTGCGCTTTCCATCTCTATCTCGGTGCTTATCATCCTGATCGCCGTTTATGTGCCAAAGCCTACCGACCTTAGTACGTTTCCAACGCTTATTCTCATCATCACGCTTTTTAGACTCTCGCTAAACATAGCCACCACGCGTATGATTTTGAGCGAAGGACACAACGGTCCCGATGCCGTGAGCGAGATAATCTCGAGCTTCGGACAGTTCGTCGTAGGCGGCAACTACGTCATCGGCGTGATCGTCTTTACAATCCTAGTTCTTATAAATTTCATGGTCGTTACAAAAGGTTCGACGCGCGTGAGCGAGGTGCAGGCGAGATTTACGCTCGATGCGATGCCGGGTAAGCAAATGGCGATAGACGCCGACCTAAACGCTGGTCTAATCGACGAAAAGACCGCTAGAGAGCGCCGCGAAGCTATCATCAGCGAGGCGAATTTTTACGGAGCGATGGATGGTTCGTCTAAATTTATAAAAGGCGATGCTGTCGCGGGCATCATCATCACTATCATAAACATCGTCGGCGGCTTTCTTATCGGCTCGTTTCAGTACGGCCTAGATATGGCTACTTCGGCGCAAAACTACACGATCCTAACGATCGGCGACGGCTTAGTGAGCCAGATACCTGGCCTCATCACGTCGACGGCTACGGCGATTATCATCACTCGAGCTAGCAAGGATGATGAAAATTTCGCCGAAGGCTCGCTAACGCAGCTACTAGGCGAATATAAAACGCTTCTAATAGTAGGCTTTATACTATTTATCTTTGCTCTAGTTCCCGGGCTTCCGACGCTATCTCTCGGATTTATCTCGCTTCTGTTTTTAAGTATGGGTTTTATAATGAAAGAGGTAAAAGAGGGCAAGATAAATTTGACCGCCAAGGCCCAAAGCGCAAGCTCTGCTCAAGGCGAAGAAGAAGGGCAGGCCGCACCAAAACCTCCTAAAAAAAGCGAAGAAGAGATCGCTCGCGAAGAGGAAGCTAAGATAAATGATATCTTAAAGCTTGAAATTTTAGAGCTTGATCTGGGTTACGGCCTTCTAAAGATCGCCGAGACCGATCTCATCGAGCGCATACGAGCGATGCGCCGAAATATCGCGGCACAGCTTGGTTTTTTGATGCCAAAGATCCGTATCCGCGACAACCTCCAACTACCGCCCAACGAATACCGCTTTAAGCTAAAAGGCGTCGTGATCGGGCAGGGGGAAATTTACGCGGATAAATTCCTCGCGATGGATAGCGGACTAGTTAGCGACAACATCGAAGGTATCCCGACTAAAGAGCCAGCGTTTGGCCTAGACGCGCTATGGATCGATGCGAGCGTGAAGGAGGACGCGATACTAAGCGGCTACACGATCGTAGATCCCGCGAGCGTCATCTCCACGCATATGAGCGAGCTGATAAAGCAAAACGCCGCCGAGCTGTTAACTCGCCAAGAGACGCAAAATTTGCTCGACAAGCTAAAATCGGAATACCCCGTCATCGTCGAGGATACGCTGCGCATCGCGCCTATCGGAGTGATCCAAAAGGTGCTAAAAGCGCTGTTAAAAGACCACATCCCGATAAAAGATATGCTAAGCATCCTAGAGGCGCTAAGCGACATCGCCGAGGTTAGCAAGAACCTCGATATGATCGTCGAGCACGTCCGCACCGCGCTTGCTCGCGCTATCACTTCGCTTTACGTCGATGAGGGCGGGCGGTTAAATTTTTACGTGATGGAGCCCGCCGCGCAGCAAAAGCTGATCGACGCCGTGCAGTATAAAGACGGCGCGTATCACCTGATGATAAACGTCTCGCAGACGTCGGCGATCGTGCAGGCTCTGCGCGAGGCGAGGGCGAAGCGGCCGATCTCTGAGTACGGCTCGATGATACTTTGCGTGGAGCCTAGCTTGCGTAAATTTATCGCCGATATCTGCGCGAATTTCGCCATAGATATCACGGTGCTTAGCTTTGCCGAAGTTGCGGCAAATACGCCATTTGAGACGCTAGGCACGATAGAAATATCAAATTTGTAA
- a CDS encoding RrF2 family transcriptional regulator → MLLTKASEYALLSLIYIAQKDAPSDVDTMSGELEISKSFLAKILQNLAREGILVSFKGANGGFMLAQKPEEISIKRIIESAEKRKMAVFECSISADSCASSKGGMCQIWPMFSALQSKIDDFLDTITLANIIKK, encoded by the coding sequence ATGCTTTTGACAAAAGCAAGCGAATACGCGCTGCTTTCGCTGATTTACATAGCGCAAAAAGACGCTCCCTCGGACGTCGATACGATGTCGGGCGAGCTTGAGATATCAAAAAGCTTTTTGGCCAAAATTTTGCAAAATTTAGCTAGAGAGGGCATTTTGGTTTCGTTTAAGGGCGCAAACGGCGGATTTATGCTCGCGCAAAAACCTGAAGAAATCAGCATAAAAAGGATAATCGAAAGCGCAGAAAAGCGTAAAATGGCGGTATTTGAGTGCTCTATCTCGGCTGATAGCTGTGCCTCCAGCAAGGGCGGAATGTGTCAAATTTGGCCGATGTTTAGCGCGCTTCAGTCTAAAATTGACGATTTTTTAGATACGATTACGTTAGCAAATATAATCAAGAAGTAA
- the rpsO gene encoding 30S ribosomal protein S15, whose translation MALDSAKKAEIVAKFARKEKDTGSPEVQIALLTARVEELTEHLKIYKKDHSSRLGLLKIVGRRKRLMKYLKAKDYAAYTKVITELNLRDK comes from the coding sequence ATGGCTTTGGATTCGGCTAAAAAAGCAGAAATTGTTGCGAAATTCGCTAGAAAAGAGAAAGATACAGGTTCTCCGGAAGTTCAGATCGCATTGCTAACAGCAAGGGTCGAGGAGCTAACCGAGCACCTAAAAATCTACAAAAAAGATCACTCGTCTCGCCTCGGACTACTTAAAATAGTCGGCCGCAGAAAACGCTTGATGAAATATCTAAAAGCTAAAGATTACGCAGCTTACACAAAAGTTATCACTGAGCTAAATCTCAGAGATAAATAA
- a CDS encoding HrcA family transcriptional regulator, producing the protein MIKVSKRDLILDSIIQAYLSDNAPIGSSELGSRMAMSIPASTIRVYFKKLSDEGAITQFHVSGGRIPTAATMRDYWRARLNLGETLDIANPSLLKLLSDKFEIYAMVFESKTQTLNEVLNLNNRFLILSFSEDEIALKFNSKVEKFLSNLIGIDLDRLELTCIQVGLNELRNKIAELKRTKIRFLENEKIALEIFGESFKNALSPSFEMVFDSNLVFFGENYLGMKLGVNFDGKEAKMLCAGSIYNDYERFLNNLKEAA; encoded by the coding sequence ATGATAAAGGTGAGCAAGCGAGATCTAATACTTGATTCTATCATTCAAGCTTATCTTAGCGACAACGCTCCGATCGGCTCTAGCGAGCTTGGTTCGCGTATGGCGATGTCGATCCCGGCCTCTACGATCAGGGTTTATTTTAAAAAGCTCTCCGACGAGGGTGCGATTACCCAGTTTCACGTTAGCGGCGGCAGGATACCGACGGCTGCGACGATGAGGGATTATTGGCGAGCTAGGTTAAATCTTGGCGAGACGCTAGATATCGCAAATCCTAGCCTACTAAAGTTGCTAAGCGATAAATTTGAAATTTACGCGATGGTTTTTGAAAGCAAAACCCAAACGCTAAATGAGGTCTTAAATTTAAACAATAGATTTTTGATTTTGAGCTTTAGCGAGGACGAGATCGCACTCAAATTTAACTCGAAAGTCGAGAAGTTTTTGAGTAATCTTATCGGCATAGACCTAGATAGACTCGAGCTTACCTGTATACAGGTGGGTCTAAACGAGCTAAGAAACAAAATAGCCGAACTAAAGCGCACTAAAATTCGCTTTTTAGAAAACGAAAAGATAGCGCTTGAAATTTTCGGAGAGAGTTTTAAAAACGCGCTAAGCCCTAGCTTTGAGATGGTTTTTGACTCAAATTTGGTATTTTTCGGCGAGAACTACCTAGGCATGAAGCTAGGCGTAAATTTTGACGGCAAAGAGGCTAAAATGCTTTGCGCGGGCAGTATTTACAATGATTATGAAAGATTTTTAAACAACCTAAAGGAGGCGGCATGA
- the grpE gene encoding nucleotide exchange factor GrpE codes for MNENENVELEQQIPSNFDESISFEGLDAKYVELQKQLEELTDKYYRANADFENIKRRFEKEKADIATYANEKFARDLLPVIDALEMAVNFETEGDEYAAKIKEGIYITIDQFKKCFEKNGITAIEANEDFDPNFHNAMLQVESEDVEKGKIVQVIQKGYLINGRILRPAMVSIAK; via the coding sequence ATGAACGAGAATGAAAACGTGGAGCTTGAGCAGCAAATCCCGTCAAATTTCGACGAGAGTATCAGCTTTGAGGGCCTAGACGCGAAGTACGTCGAGCTTCAAAAGCAGCTTGAGGAGCTAACGGATAAGTATTATAGAGCCAATGCGGACTTTGAAAACATCAAAAGGCGTTTTGAAAAGGAAAAAGCGGACATCGCGACGTATGCGAACGAAAAATTCGCGCGAGATCTGCTTCCAGTGATAGACGCGCTTGAGATGGCGGTAAATTTTGAAACCGAAGGCGACGAATACGCGGCGAAAATCAAAGAAGGAATTTATATAACGATAGATCAGTTTAAAAAATGTTTCGAGAAAAACGGCATCACGGCGATCGAAGCGAACGAGGACTTTGACCCGAATTTCCACAACGCCATGCTCCAAGTAGAGAGCGAAGACGTGGAAAAAGGCAAGATCGTGCAAGTGATACAAAAAGGCTACCTCATCAACGGCAGGATTTTACGCCCTGCGATGGTGTCGATAGCAAAGTAA
- the dnaK gene encoding molecular chaperone DnaK gives MAKVIGIDLGTTNSCVSVYERGESKVIPNKEGKNTTPSVVAFTDKGEILVGDSAKRQAVTNPEKTIYSIKRIMGLMSNEKNAQEAKARLPYHVVDRNGACAIEIAGKVYTPQEISAKVLMKLKEDAESYLGETVVDAVITVPAYFNDSQRKATKEAGTIAGLNVLRIINEPTAAALAYGLDKKESEKIMVYDLGGGTFDVTVLETGDNVVEVLATGGNAFLGGDDFDNRLIDWLTSEFKSDSGIDLKTDVMAMQRLKEAAETAKKELSSAQETTINLPFITADATGPKHLTKTLTRAKFEGMIEDLVAQTITKINEVVKDAGLSKSDVKEIVMVGGSTRVPLVQEEVKKAFGKELNKSVNPDEVVAIGAAIQGAVIKGDVKDVLLLDVTPLSLGIETLGGVMTKIIEKGTTIPVKKNQVFSTAEDNQSAVTIHVLQGEREFARDNKSLGQFNLEGIPAAPRGVPQIEVEFDIDANGILTVSAKDKATGKAQNITISGSSGLSEDEINNMVKDAELHKEDDKKRKDAVEARNQADALAHQTQKSLDELGEKIPAEDRERIQKALDELKETLKDENASKEQIDAKVKTLSEASHKLAEAMYKKDGAAGEQANGGKKKDDDVIDAEVE, from the coding sequence ATGGCAAAAGTAATAGGTATAGACCTAGGAACGACGAATTCATGCGTAAGCGTGTATGAGAGAGGCGAGAGCAAAGTAATCCCGAACAAAGAGGGCAAAAACACGACTCCTTCGGTCGTGGCGTTTACCGATAAGGGCGAAATTTTAGTAGGCGATAGTGCAAAACGCCAAGCCGTAACCAACCCTGAAAAAACCATCTACTCTATAAAAAGAATAATGGGTCTAATGAGCAACGAGAAAAACGCGCAGGAGGCTAAAGCTAGGCTACCGTACCACGTCGTAGATAGAAACGGCGCGTGCGCTATCGAGATCGCAGGCAAAGTCTACACTCCGCAAGAAATCTCGGCCAAAGTGCTAATGAAACTAAAAGAGGATGCGGAAAGCTATCTGGGCGAAACTGTCGTAGACGCCGTCATCACGGTGCCTGCGTACTTTAACGACAGCCAAAGAAAGGCAACTAAAGAAGCAGGAACCATCGCGGGACTAAACGTGCTTCGTATCATAAACGAGCCTACCGCGGCGGCTCTTGCTTACGGCCTAGATAAAAAAGAGTCCGAAAAGATCATGGTTTACGACCTAGGCGGCGGTACGTTTGACGTTACCGTACTAGAAACCGGCGACAACGTGGTCGAGGTTCTAGCTACCGGCGGTAATGCGTTTCTAGGCGGCGATGATTTCGATAACCGCCTAATCGACTGGCTAACGAGCGAATTTAAAAGCGACTCGGGCATCGATCTAAAAACCGACGTGATGGCTATGCAACGCCTAAAAGAGGCGGCCGAAACGGCTAAAAAAGAGCTAAGCTCGGCTCAAGAAACGACGATAAATTTACCGTTTATTACCGCCGACGCTACGGGTCCTAAACACCTTACAAAGACGCTAACTAGGGCTAAATTTGAAGGTATGATCGAGGATCTGGTCGCTCAAACAATCACCAAGATAAACGAGGTCGTAAAAGACGCCGGCCTAAGCAAATCCGATGTCAAAGAAATCGTCATGGTGGGCGGCTCGACGCGCGTGCCTTTAGTTCAAGAAGAGGTCAAAAAGGCGTTTGGCAAAGAGCTAAATAAAAGCGTAAATCCGGACGAGGTCGTAGCTATCGGCGCGGCGATCCAAGGCGCGGTAATCAAAGGCGACGTGAAGGACGTGTTGCTCCTAGACGTCACTCCGCTAAGCCTAGGCATCGAGACTCTAGGCGGCGTGATGACAAAAATCATCGAAAAAGGCACGACTATTCCGGTTAAGAAAAATCAGGTATTTTCAACCGCCGAGGATAACCAAAGCGCCGTCACGATCCACGTACTACAAGGCGAGCGCGAATTTGCCCGCGATAACAAGTCTTTGGGTCAGTTTAACCTAGAGGGCATCCCTGCCGCTCCTCGCGGAGTACCGCAGATCGAAGTAGAGTTTGACATCGACGCCAACGGCATCCTAACGGTTTCAGCTAAAGATAAGGCTACCGGTAAAGCCCAAAACATCACGATCTCAGGCTCAAGCGGCCTAAGCGAGGATGAGATTAACAACATGGTCAAAGACGCCGAGCTACACAAAGAGGACGATAAAAAACGCAAAGACGCGGTAGAGGCGCGCAACCAAGCCGACGCGCTAGCACACCAAACGCAAAAGAGCCTTGATGAGCTAGGCGAAAAGATCCCGGCCGAGGACAGAGAGCGCATCCAAAAGGCGCTTGACGAGCTAAAAGAGACGCTAAAAGACGAAAACGCTAGCAAAGAGCAGATCGACGCAAAGGTCAAAACTCTAAGCGAAGCCAGCCACAAGCTAGCCGAAGCGATGTATAAAAAAGACGGCGCCGCAGGCGAGCAAGCAAACGGCGGTAAGAAAAAAGACGACGACGTCATCGACGCCGAAGTAGAGTAA
- a CDS encoding trehalose-6-phosphate synthase yields MYLFFLIVHILSAVAFVGYVFFDVCIFPFAKKHIDEDTLARVKKAYTKGSAKVFGTAFLMLIISGIFMAKEYLGGENGWFGSSFQILLMAKIGVLGLMCLITAISLFYVYKLKKPDPFGKYSHVIALVLCVIMIILAKVMWRV; encoded by the coding sequence ATGTATCTATTTTTCCTGATCGTTCATATTTTGAGCGCCGTCGCCTTCGTCGGTTACGTGTTTTTTGACGTTTGTATATTTCCGTTTGCAAAAAAGCATATAGACGAGGATACGCTCGCTCGCGTCAAAAAGGCCTACACCAAAGGCAGCGCAAAGGTTTTCGGTACGGCGTTTTTGATGTTAATTATCAGCGGCATTTTTATGGCAAAGGAATATCTAGGCGGTGAAAATGGATGGTTTGGTAGCTCGTTTCAGATCTTGCTAATGGCAAAAATCGGCGTGCTGGGGCTAATGTGCCTAATCACGGCGATATCGCTCTTTTACGTCTATAAGCTCAAAAAGCCTGATCCTTTCGGTAAATACTCGCATGTCATTGCCCTTGTTTTGTGCGTCATAATGATAATTTTAGCTAAAGTGATGTGGAGAGTTTAG
- a CDS encoding flagellin translates to MKLGNFSANSSLSNQYLEQAQNNSAKAINNISAQRALSGIDSANLAIADSLRSQSSTLEQGVANANDAIGILQIADSALANITKSADRISELSVRYNGGILNADQQKMIKSEADALVGAMRESTQQASFNGKNVFGGQMSFLTGNGTASVNLNAPDFSGIDVSNGDSVSKFIGSINALRGEIGAAQNGIISGINASLTKNVALRQSESQLQNNDIAKNLSAFKQNDLQANAAILAQAHNTASLQSQFNRLLG, encoded by the coding sequence ATGAAACTGGGAAATTTTTCCGCAAACTCAAGCCTAAGCAATCAATACCTAGAACAAGCTCAAAATAACAGCGCAAAAGCCATAAATAACATCTCCGCACAGCGCGCTCTAAGCGGTATCGACAGCGCAAATCTAGCTATCGCAGACTCGCTACGCTCTCAAAGCTCCACGCTGGAGCAGGGCGTCGCAAACGCAAACGACGCTATCGGCATACTGCAGATCGCAGACTCCGCGCTAGCAAATATCACGAAAAGCGCCGACCGCATCAGCGAGCTATCGGTCAGATATAACGGCGGCATCCTAAACGCTGACCAGCAAAAGATGATAAAAAGCGAGGCGGATGCGCTCGTGGGCGCGATGAGAGAGAGTACGCAGCAGGCGAGTTTTAACGGTAAGAACGTATTTGGCGGGCAGATGAGCTTCCTAACCGGCAACGGCACGGCGAGCGTAAATTTAAATGCGCCTGATTTTAGCGGTATAGACGTGAGCAACGGCGATAGCGTGAGTAAATTTATCGGTAGCATAAACGCTCTGCGAGGCGAGATCGGTGCTGCGCAAAACGGCATAATCTCGGGTATCAACGCAAGCCTAACCAAAAACGTCGCGCTAAGGCAAAGCGAGTCGCAGCTACAAAATAACGACATCGCTAAAAATCTAAGCGCTTTTAAGCAAAACGACCTGCAAGCAAACGCCGCGATCCTTGCTCAAGCGCACAATACCGCAAGCTTGCAAAGCCAGTTTAACAGGCTTTTAGGCTAA
- a CDS encoding DKNYY domain-containing protein, with product MKDKKFILLCLFALFSVLFTVFFMVYVASYEEENEFTQIGSSEFYATPQGKIYALIPSGGKFELKGVRADKFKVLAPGGYRGRNVGMDENAVYCGNLPMTGLDPSRARAIGNGYFTDGEISYFCSDVGERNYELGGFSEAAQTMAYAILGADKPQSYIYKTQRVSSVNLAPILDLGFAAEKAALGGESGRVYFEGKQLEGADARALRYVLDARGRTSDFYVTDGRNVYFKSSRLAVKFTAELHEAAYFNGAHYLLEPSSGAVYADEHEFAPEFAPYSLPFGVSGAHAYHLLFRSKGGIYFWERESGELKRAAADPFTGEISPLACSVFISGAQTYFVQSREVWHRNKSGRRLSSRHTELFRLETGEQWRKIGLVRNGVYGAVYANGDKIYYFDAMGTGQLIDSSVYEIADTEVIEILTRPYDPRGKNLGSEDIRKMIKDGQLVPAQGELVFEAVTNYDGVERYYLWIFLGVAILAAVAGKAYEYKSRAKAVENETETKPRGKVKFRL from the coding sequence TTGAAAGATAAAAAATTTATATTACTTTGCTTATTTGCGCTTTTTTCCGTGCTTTTTACGGTATTTTTTATGGTTTACGTCGCTAGCTACGAGGAGGAGAACGAATTTACTCAGATAGGTAGCAGCGAATTTTACGCGACGCCGCAGGGTAAAATTTACGCGCTCATCCCAAGCGGAGGCAAATTTGAGCTAAAAGGCGTGCGGGCGGATAAATTTAAAGTCCTTGCGCCCGGCGGTTATCGCGGGCGAAACGTCGGTATGGACGAAAACGCCGTCTACTGCGGCAATCTACCCATGACCGGACTAGATCCATCTCGCGCTAGGGCGATTGGCAACGGATATTTTACGGACGGCGAGATTAGCTATTTTTGTAGCGACGTAGGCGAGAGAAACTACGAGCTAGGCGGCTTTAGCGAGGCGGCTCAAACTATGGCATACGCGATACTGGGCGCTGATAAACCGCAAAGCTATATCTATAAAACCCAGCGCGTTTCTAGCGTAAATTTAGCCCCGATTTTAGATTTAGGTTTTGCGGCGGAAAAAGCGGCTTTGGGCGGCGAAAGCGGCAGGGTGTATTTTGAGGGCAAGCAGCTAGAGGGCGCAGACGCCAGGGCGCTAAGATACGTGCTAGACGCGCGCGGACGAACTAGCGATTTTTACGTCACGGACGGGCGAAACGTCTATTTTAAAAGCTCGCGGCTTGCGGTCAAATTTACGGCAGAGCTACACGAGGCGGCATATTTTAACGGCGCGCACTATCTTTTGGAGCCCTCTAGCGGCGCGGTTTATGCAGATGAGCATGAGTTTGCGCCCGAATTTGCGCCTTATTCGCTACCCTTTGGCGTCTCCGGCGCGCACGCCTATCATCTACTTTTTCGCAGCAAGGGCGGGATTTACTTTTGGGAGCGCGAAAGCGGTGAGCTAAAACGCGCCGCGGCGGATCCGTTTACGGGTGAAATTTCGCCGCTTGCGTGTAGTGTTTTTATTAGCGGCGCTCAGACTTATTTCGTGCAGAGCCGCGAAGTGTGGCACAGAAATAAGAGCGGCAGGCGGTTAAGCTCGCGTCATACGGAGCTTTTTAGGCTTGAAACTGGCGAGCAATGGCGCAAAATAGGCCTTGTTCGTAACGGCGTATACGGCGCGGTTTACGCAAACGGCGATAAAATTTACTATTTTGACGCGATGGGGACTGGGCAGCTCATAGACTCTAGCGTCTACGAGATCGCGGATACTGAGGTCATCGAGATCCTGACGCGGCCGTATGATCCGCGCGGTAAAAATCTTGGCAGCGAGGATATCCGCAAGATGATAAAAGATGGTCAGCTCGTACCGGCGCAAGGCGAGCTAGTTTTTGAGGCGGTTACTAACTACGATGGTGTGGAGAGGTATTATCTTTGGATATTTTTAGGGGTTGCGATTTTAGCGGCGGTTGCGGGCAAAGCCTACGAATATAAAAGCCGCGCAAAAGCGGTAGAAAACGAAACAGAGACAAAACCTCGCGGCAAGGTAAAATTTAGACTGTAA